Proteins found in one Solitalea lacus genomic segment:
- a CDS encoding septal ring lytic transglycosylase RlpA family protein has product MVIAFVMIDSKNVNKWIVMLFSLFLTACSPKVTETGKASYYADNFEGRKTASGEKYSAVKFTAAHKTLPFGTKIKVKNLINGKTVKVVVNDRGPFVAGRIVDLSGVAANQLGLKSAGTARVEIKYKKIKK; this is encoded by the coding sequence ATGGTAATTGCTTTTGTAATGATTGATAGTAAGAATGTTAATAAATGGATTGTAATGCTTTTTAGTCTTTTTTTGACGGCATGTTCGCCAAAAGTGACAGAAACGGGTAAGGCATCTTATTATGCTGATAACTTTGAAGGAAGAAAAACAGCAAGTGGAGAAAAATATTCTGCAGTAAAGTTTACTGCAGCGCACAAAACTTTGCCTTTTGGAACTAAGATAAAAGTAAAAAATCTAATTAATGGAAAAACAGTTAAGGTGGTAGTTAATGATCGAGGACCATTTGTTGCTGGAAGAATTGTTGATTTATCGGGAGTTGCTGCTAATCAGTTGGGGTTAAAGTCGGCAGGTACTGCCCGCGTGGAAATAAAGTATAAAAAGATCAAAAAATAA
- a CDS encoding tetratricopeptide repeat protein yields the protein MNTPRLLFCFLLIIFSNSSALAQDDLTKYVNRLKKSQTVRGEETAFMTAGSSFMYGWENYELKKYEEASWKFEDAMNKQSDNAFATYMYAISLIKQNDTYKTQKAQAFLQKAFNLNPSLKDCYNKEFPATAPKPADTLSPKNDSKDGLDAYIERMKYSKATGGEETRFLTPGNNIIGGIEYFEGGNYHSAQTQFELAVNADGQTGFSNYLLAISMIAQGKTNEAKPYLNKAFSLNPHLKNRYGTDADIAQKKHVAYRAKRDKETFGNIKPFTKTKETGGGVLIFGKYACTQTVYNGNYNAQAGAPTFSNIYKGNFELKADGTYRWLDNGETGRYNYNKQTGEIKWLSGYFATLKPQSSIFQPASTGSQITVNFSNSYRWECGCNKK from the coding sequence ATGAATACACCGCGATTACTTTTTTGCTTTTTACTAATCATTTTCTCAAATTCATCAGCTCTTGCCCAAGATGACTTGACAAAATATGTTAATCGTCTAAAAAAATCTCAAACCGTTAGAGGAGAAGAAACTGCATTCATGACAGCAGGGTCATCATTTATGTATGGCTGGGAAAATTATGAGTTGAAAAAATATGAAGAAGCCTCCTGGAAGTTTGAAGATGCAATGAACAAACAAAGCGACAATGCATTCGCTACTTATATGTACGCCATTAGTTTAATCAAGCAAAATGATACGTATAAGACTCAAAAAGCGCAGGCATTTTTACAGAAAGCCTTCAATCTAAATCCTTCCTTAAAAGATTGTTACAACAAAGAATTCCCGGCAACTGCCCCAAAACCTGCTGACACTTTGTCTCCCAAAAACGATTCTAAAGATGGCTTAGATGCCTACATTGAACGCATGAAATATTCAAAGGCTACCGGTGGCGAAGAAACCCGATTTTTAACTCCAGGAAACAACATTATTGGCGGAATTGAATATTTTGAGGGTGGAAATTATCATAGTGCGCAAACTCAATTTGAGTTAGCCGTAAATGCTGACGGGCAAACCGGTTTTAGTAATTATCTGCTGGCCATTTCGATGATAGCTCAGGGAAAAACTAATGAAGCCAAGCCTTATTTAAACAAGGCTTTCAGTTTAAACCCCCATTTAAAAAACCGATATGGAACTGATGCGGATATTGCCCAAAAAAAACATGTAGCATACCGCGCAAAAAGAGATAAAGAGACCTTTGGAAATATTAAGCCTTTCACAAAGACGAAGGAAACAGGGGGAGGAGTACTGATCTTTGGAAAATATGCCTGTACACAAACTGTTTACAACGGCAACTACAATGCTCAGGCTGGCGCACCAACATTCAGCAATATATACAAGGGCAATTTTGAATTAAAAGCCGATGGGACCTACCGCTGGTTAGACAATGGCGAAACCGGCCGTTATAATTACAACAAGCAAACTGGTGAAATTAAGTGGCTTTCAGGGTATTTTGCAACACTTAAACCGCAATCATCCATTTTTCAACCGGCGAGCACGGGTTCTCAGATAACAGTAAATTTTAGCAACTCATACCGATGGGAGTGCGGATGTAATAAAAAATAA
- a CDS encoding inorganic phosphate transporter, which translates to MESAHLILIVGVLLVMVYDFTNGFHDASDMIATAIASMSMTPKVAIVLVTTFTFIGPFAGGVAVADTIGEFVRIKGESQIIAQSITIAGLLSAISFNLITWKLSLPSSSSTSLVSGLVGAGLFALNSNHIRWGFAELLNGEITGFMKILVGLFFSPLAGFFVGFLLIKLMIRLMRRLTIQSKKFFIASQYLTVSWLAFSHGTNDAQKGMGVLSMLLLASGVYPSFQVPAWVILLCASSITAGTLFGGWNIIKTVGFGIYKVKLVHSIADQVGSAFVILLSSFIGAPVSTTQVVTTTLMGVGAGERPKHVRWNTAKLIGVGWLFNIPSCILLGAVFCFIFIKIFS; encoded by the coding sequence ATGGAATCAGCTCATCTCATATTAATTGTCGGAGTTTTGCTTGTGATGGTTTATGATTTCACCAATGGGTTTCATGATGCATCGGATATGATTGCCACTGCAATTGCCTCCATGTCAATGACTCCTAAGGTGGCAATTGTTTTAGTAACTACATTTACTTTCATCGGACCATTTGCAGGCGGTGTTGCAGTGGCTGACACCATTGGAGAATTTGTTCGCATCAAGGGTGAATCGCAAATAATTGCACAAAGCATAACGATAGCAGGATTGCTTTCCGCCATCTCATTTAATCTCATCACCTGGAAACTTTCACTGCCGAGTTCATCGTCTACTTCGCTTGTAAGCGGATTGGTAGGGGCAGGATTATTTGCACTTAACAGCAATCATATTCGTTGGGGATTTGCAGAATTGCTAAATGGCGAAATTACCGGTTTCATGAAAATCCTTGTCGGTCTATTTTTCTCTCCGCTTGCAGGATTTTTTGTAGGCTTCCTTCTAATCAAACTGATGATAAGATTGATGAGGAGACTAACTATCCAATCAAAGAAATTTTTCATCGCATCGCAATACCTCACTGTGTCGTGGCTTGCATTTAGTCACGGTACAAACGATGCACAAAAAGGAATGGGAGTGCTATCGATGCTATTGCTTGCAAGTGGGGTTTATCCATCATTTCAGGTGCCTGCATGGGTGATTCTGCTTTGTGCATCTTCCATCACAGCAGGAACATTATTTGGAGGGTGGAACATCATCAAAACCGTGGGCTTTGGTATCTACAAAGTAAAACTCGTTCATTCCATTGCCGACCAGGTCGGTTCTGCTTTTGTTATTCTTTTATCATCATTCATTGGCGCCCCTGTTTCAACCACCCAGGTAGTAACCACTACGTTGATGGGAGTGGGTGCTGGTGAAAGGCCGAAACATGTGCGATGGAATACGGCAAAATTAATTGGAGTAGGATGGTTGTTCAATATTCCCTCCTGCATTTTACTGGGTGCTGTTTTTTGTTTTATTTTTATAAAGATATTTTCATAA
- a CDS encoding MBL fold metallo-hydrolase translates to MSFKTFGKKPSGNRLLKINNSPNYKEGAFKNLSNTAVMTEKGSMVKTMIEFLNKPKNTTPEKKLPSIRTDLKNIKSENPVIVWFGHSSYFIKVEGKAILVDPVFSGSAAPFSLGVKSFDGSDVYKVDDFPEIDMLILTHDHYDHLDFETVLKLKPKVKQIVTSLGVGSHLNYWGFKEEAIHELDWWETAEVIKNLIITAAPARHFSGRGIKRAQTLWSSFVLQVGKWKIYIGADSGYDTHFTEIGEKYGPFDLAILESGQYNLKWAAIHMMPEQTVQATIDLKAKVLLPVHWGKFTLALHAWDEPIERVLKEAEKLNVKVATPLIGEPIVLEECLPDKKWWRF, encoded by the coding sequence ATGTCATTCAAAACATTTGGCAAAAAACCTTCGGGGAATCGCCTGTTAAAAATCAATAATTCACCTAATTATAAAGAAGGGGCGTTTAAAAACCTATCGAATACAGCCGTGATGACAGAAAAGGGTTCTATGGTGAAAACAATGATAGAGTTTTTGAACAAGCCAAAAAATACAACGCCGGAGAAGAAGCTTCCATCAATAAGAACAGATTTGAAGAATATAAAATCAGAAAATCCGGTAATTGTGTGGTTTGGCCATTCATCCTATTTTATTAAAGTAGAAGGTAAAGCTATTTTGGTTGATCCCGTTTTTAGCGGAAGTGCGGCTCCTTTTAGTTTAGGCGTAAAGAGCTTTGATGGCAGCGATGTTTATAAGGTGGATGATTTTCCTGAAATTGACATGCTTATATTAACGCATGATCATTATGACCACCTGGATTTTGAGACGGTATTGAAACTAAAACCAAAGGTTAAGCAGATCGTTACATCTTTGGGAGTGGGTTCTCATTTAAACTATTGGGGATTTAAAGAAGAGGCTATACATGAACTTGACTGGTGGGAAACTGCTGAAGTTATTAAAAATTTGATCATTACCGCCGCCCCTGCACGCCATTTCTCCGGACGCGGAATAAAAAGAGCGCAAACGCTATGGTCGTCATTTGTGTTACAAGTCGGCAAATGGAAAATTTACATTGGGGCTGATAGCGGTTATGATACGCATTTTACAGAAATCGGAGAAAAATATGGTCCATTTGATTTGGCTATCCTTGAATCGGGGCAATATAATTTAAAGTGGGCCGCCATACACATGATGCCAGAACAAACTGTTCAGGCTACTATCGATTTAAAAGCTAAAGTATTATTGCCTGTTCATTGGGGTAAATTCACGCTGGCGTTACATGCCTGGGACGAACCCATTGAAAGAGTATTAAAGGAAGCTGAAAAATTGAATGTGAAGGTTGCTACCCCTTTAATTGGCGAACCAATAGTTTTAGAAGAATGCTTACCTGACAAAAAATGGTGGCGATTTTAA
- a CDS encoding RtcB family protein, translating to MSKLRLTGKDLRTIGFPENRAISIAINDLPKHFKKVSHYVVLDLLKPVIENPFDYLEDQRFAKTAAALVEYHQQQLKKSPTGHTEVSVELLEKLKLLRDNSIQDLRDEKTPYTTYGHDQIEQGAINQMEIAARLPITVAGALMPDAHQGYGLPIGGVLATENAVIPYGVGVDIGCRMCLSIYDMPDKLVDIRKQELEILLNRNTLFGAGKEFSKAEDHEVLNNNAFNENPLLKSLQMKAAKQLGSSGSGNHFVEFGIVEITDPQNELNIPIGKYLSVLSHSGSRGLGATIANHYTKVAMEKCVLPKEAKHLAWLDLNTQEGQEYWIAMNLAGDYASACHHRIHEKLAKALAEKPLAMLENHHNFAWKEVWNGKEVITHRKGATPAGKNVLGIIPGSMTAPGFIVRGKGNEASIQSASHGAGRKLSRTQAANSITRQELSKILTNEGITLIGGGLDESPHAYKDIKEVMKAQTDLVETIGLFYPKIVRMDE from the coding sequence ATGTCAAAACTAAGATTAACAGGAAAAGACCTACGTACAATTGGGTTTCCAGAGAATAGAGCAATAAGCATTGCAATTAATGATTTGCCAAAGCATTTCAAAAAGGTGTCACACTATGTTGTACTGGACTTATTAAAACCCGTGATTGAAAACCCATTTGATTATTTAGAAGATCAACGCTTTGCCAAAACGGCTGCGGCTCTAGTAGAATATCATCAACAGCAACTAAAGAAATCGCCAACCGGGCATACCGAGGTTTCGGTTGAGCTGTTGGAGAAACTAAAATTACTCCGCGATAATTCCATTCAGGATTTGCGAGATGAAAAAACACCTTATACTACTTATGGACATGATCAGATAGAACAAGGTGCCATAAATCAAATGGAAATTGCTGCTCGTTTACCTATAACTGTAGCAGGAGCCTTAATGCCTGACGCGCACCAAGGTTATGGTTTGCCAATAGGTGGCGTGCTTGCTACTGAGAATGCTGTTATTCCATATGGAGTTGGGGTTGATATTGGCTGTCGGATGTGTCTATCCATCTATGACATGCCTGATAAACTGGTAGACATCCGTAAACAGGAGCTTGAAATATTGCTTAACCGAAATACTTTATTTGGCGCGGGCAAGGAGTTTTCAAAAGCCGAGGATCACGAAGTACTGAATAACAACGCCTTTAATGAGAACCCTTTATTAAAATCTTTGCAAATGAAGGCAGCAAAGCAATTAGGCTCTTCGGGTTCTGGAAATCACTTTGTAGAGTTTGGTATTGTAGAAATTACTGATCCTCAAAACGAATTGAATATTCCAATAGGTAAGTATTTGTCCGTATTATCTCATTCCGGCTCACGTGGCTTGGGGGCTACGATTGCCAACCATTATACTAAAGTGGCTATGGAGAAATGCGTGTTGCCGAAAGAAGCCAAACATTTGGCTTGGCTCGATTTAAACACTCAGGAAGGGCAGGAGTACTGGATTGCCATGAATCTTGCAGGCGATTATGCGTCGGCGTGTCATCATCGTATTCATGAAAAATTGGCAAAAGCCTTGGCCGAAAAACCGCTGGCGATGTTAGAAAACCATCACAACTTTGCCTGGAAAGAAGTTTGGAACGGGAAAGAGGTAATTACGCATCGTAAGGGAGCTACTCCTGCTGGCAAAAATGTGTTGGGTATTATTCCGGGTTCTATGACTGCGCCAGGTTTTATTGTGCGTGGTAAAGGAAATGAAGCATCTATTCAATCTGCGTCCCATGGAGCAGGTCGTAAGCTATCTCGTACTCAAGCGGCTAATAGCATTACTCGCCAAGAGCTATCAAAAATACTTACCAATGAAGGAATTACTCTTATCGGAGGAGGCTTGGATGAAAGCCCACATGCGTATAAAGACATTAAAGAAGTGATGAAAGCGCAAACCGATTTGGTGGAAACCATAGGATTATTTTATCCAAAAATTGTGAGAATGGATGAGTAG
- a CDS encoding acetylserotonin O-methyltransferase gives MNLQSSPDPSRIMQVGMGFWASKVLLSATWFDLFTNLASGKLSAGQIKEKLDLKTTDRHIYDWLDALVSLGFLQREGIYDNAFYSNAPDTDLFLDKNKPSYIGGILQMSNNRIYNIWSNLENGLKTGKPQNEAGSGNMELFHVLYEDPQKLQEFMDAMSGIQSGNFMALTNKFNFDNYRTLADIGGADAWLSIQVCLKHPNIQCVNFDLAPVGPLATAKIARFNLQDRIKHQTGDFMNDGIPSAEVITMGNILHGLDEELKQKLINKIYDKLPSNGVFIAIENIIDNDRRQNAFGLMMSLNMLLENGDGFDYTFDDFQRWTNQAGFKKVEIMPLTGPCSAAIAYK, from the coding sequence ATGAATCTTCAATCATCTCCCGATCCTTCCCGAATCATGCAAGTTGGCATGGGTTTTTGGGCCTCTAAGGTTTTATTATCTGCAACCTGGTTTGATTTATTTACCAATTTGGCCTCCGGTAAATTATCCGCGGGTCAGATAAAAGAGAAACTGGATTTGAAAACTACCGATCGACATATTTATGATTGGTTAGATGCACTGGTTTCTTTAGGGTTTTTGCAACGAGAAGGTATTTATGACAACGCCTTTTATAGCAATGCGCCGGATACCGACTTATTTCTTGATAAAAACAAGCCGTCTTACATAGGCGGAATTTTGCAGATGAGCAATAACCGCATTTATAACATTTGGAGCAACCTAGAAAACGGATTGAAAACAGGGAAGCCACAGAATGAGGCGGGCTCTGGTAACATGGAGCTTTTTCATGTTTTATACGAAGATCCTCAAAAGTTGCAGGAATTTATGGATGCCATGAGTGGGATCCAGAGTGGAAACTTCATGGCATTAACCAATAAATTTAATTTTGACAACTATAGAACCCTTGCGGATATAGGCGGTGCTGATGCATGGTTGAGTATTCAAGTGTGTTTAAAGCACCCGAACATACAATGTGTCAACTTTGACCTTGCTCCGGTTGGGCCATTGGCTACGGCTAAAATTGCTCGGTTTAATTTACAAGATCGTATAAAGCATCAAACGGGTGACTTTATGAATGATGGAATACCAAGTGCTGAAGTCATAACTATGGGCAATATTTTACATGGATTAGACGAAGAGTTAAAACAGAAGTTGATAAACAAAATTTATGATAAACTACCGTCTAATGGCGTGTTCATTGCCATAGAAAATATAATTGACAATGATAGACGGCAGAATGCTTTTGGACTAATGATGAGTTTGAATATGCTGCTTGAAAATGGCGATGGCTTTGACTATACTTTTGACGATTTTCAAAGATGGACCAACCAGGCAGGTTTTAAAAAAGTGGAGATAATGCCATTGACAGGTCCTTGTAGTGCAGCAATTGCATATAAGTAA